In Solanum lycopersicum chromosome 5, SLM_r2.1, the following are encoded in one genomic region:
- the LOC101249643 gene encoding ultraviolet-B receptor UVR8 isoform X2, with translation MNGSELGEGSMKMEVIEKEKLVYMWGYLPGAMPQRSPLLSPIIVGVPQQGIGNAGNYSWKDVCGGGCGFAMAISDSGKIITWGSTDDLGQCYVTSGRHGEIPEPFPLPDEISIVKAAAGWAHCVAVTETGEVYTWGWKECIPSGKFLGEQVVDKEGSRSKVGAAPGIETRGGEDGAKRRRVSSVKQPAESSSSGDEGLSALPCLVTLNPGVRIVSVAAGGRHTLALSDIGQVWGWGYGGEGQLGLGSRIRMVSSPHPVPCIDSSSLRKERAIGLSHGCPGSEGQGLRVPGNYIKRIACGGRHSAVITDAGALLTFGWGLYGQCGQGSTDDELSPTCVSSLLGIRIESVAAGLWHTVCISADGDVYAFGGNQFGQLGTGAEQAETLPRLLDAPSLENMHVKVVSCGARHTAVITGDSKVFCWGWNKYGQLGLGDVIDRNIPSQVSMDDHVPITVACGWWHTLLLAESPT, from the exons ATGAATGGAAGTGAATTAGGTGAAGGAAGTATGAAAATGGAGGTAATAGAGAAGGAGAAATTAGTGTATATGTGGGGGTATTTACCGGGAGCTATGCCGCAGAGGTCGCCGTTGTTGTCTCCGATTATTGTAGGAGTTCCACAGCAAGGTATTGGTAATGCAGGAAATTACTCATGGAAGGATGTATGCGGTGGTGGTTGTGGATTTGCTATGGCTATTTCag ATTCTGGAAAGATCATTACATGGGGTTCAACTGATGATCTAGGACAATGCTATGTGACATCAGGGAGACATGGG GAAATTCCGGAGCCTTTTCCCCTTCCTGATGAAATTTCTATAGTAAAAGCCGCAGCGGGTTGGGCACATTGTGTTGCTGTTACAG AAACTGGAGAAGTTTATACATGGGGGTGGAAGGAATGCATTCCTTCTGGAAAGTTTCTTGGGGAGCAAGTCGTAGACAAGGAG GGATCGAGATCCAAGGTTGGAGCAGCACCTGGTATAGAGACTAGAGGGGGAGAGGATGGTGCAAAACGTAGACGGGTATCATCAGTGAAGCAACCAGCTGAGAGCTCATCCTCAGGTGATGAAGGTCTCTCAGCATTGCCATGTTTGGTCACACTGAATCCAGGGGTGCGGATTGTTAGTGTAGCAGCTGGTGGGCGGCATACACTAGCATTATCAG ataTAGGACAAGTGTGGGGTTGGGGATATGGAGGGGAAGGACAGCTTGGCCTAGGCTCCAGGATTCGAATGGTGTCCTCCCCACATCCTGTGCCATGCATTGATTCTTCTTCTTTGCGGAAAGAGAGAGCTATTGGCCTTTCTCACGGATGTCCGGGGTCAGAGGGACAAGGCCTCAGAGTTCCTGGGAATTACATCAAGAGAATTGCCTGTGGGGGCCGACACAGTGCAGTAATTACAG ATGCTGGAGCCTTGTTAACTTTTGGTTGGGGATTGTATGGACAG TGTGGTCAAGGGAGTACAGATGATGAGCTAAGTCCCACGTGTGTATCTTCATTACTTGGCATCAGGATAGAAAGTGTAGCTGCAGGGCTCTGGCACACTGTATGTATTTCTGCTGATGGTGATGTATATGCATTTGGAGGGAATCAATTTGGGCAGTTAGGCACTGGGGCCGAGCAGGCTGAG ACACTACCTCGGCTCCTGGATGCTCCAAGTTTGGAAAACATGCATGTGAAAGTTGTATCTTGTGGAGCACGCCATACTGCTGTAATCACAG GTGATAGCAAAGTATTCTGCTGGGGGTGGAACAAGTATGGTCAG CTTGGACTGGGTGATGTGATCGATCGAAATATTCCATCCCAAGTCTCAATGGATGATCATGTACCGATAACTGTTGCTTGTGGATGGTGGCACACACTTCTACTAGCTGAATCACCTACTTGA
- the LOC101249643 gene encoding ultraviolet-B receptor UVR8 isoform X1 yields the protein MNGSELGEGSMKMEVIEKEKLVYMWGYLPGAMPQRSPLLSPIIVGVPQQGIGNAGNYSWKDVCGGGCGFAMAISDSGKIITWGSTDDLGQCYVTSGRHGEIPEPFPLPDEISIVKAAAGWAHCVAVTETGEVYTWGWKECIPSGKFLGEQVVDKEVSDGQSSFPAQQVSPHPQGSRSKVGAAPGIETRGGEDGAKRRRVSSVKQPAESSSSGDEGLSALPCLVTLNPGVRIVSVAAGGRHTLALSDIGQVWGWGYGGEGQLGLGSRIRMVSSPHPVPCIDSSSLRKERAIGLSHGCPGSEGQGLRVPGNYIKRIACGGRHSAVITDAGALLTFGWGLYGQCGQGSTDDELSPTCVSSLLGIRIESVAAGLWHTVCISADGDVYAFGGNQFGQLGTGAEQAETLPRLLDAPSLENMHVKVVSCGARHTAVITGDSKVFCWGWNKYGQLGLGDVIDRNIPSQVSMDDHVPITVACGWWHTLLLAESPT from the exons ATGAATGGAAGTGAATTAGGTGAAGGAAGTATGAAAATGGAGGTAATAGAGAAGGAGAAATTAGTGTATATGTGGGGGTATTTACCGGGAGCTATGCCGCAGAGGTCGCCGTTGTTGTCTCCGATTATTGTAGGAGTTCCACAGCAAGGTATTGGTAATGCAGGAAATTACTCATGGAAGGATGTATGCGGTGGTGGTTGTGGATTTGCTATGGCTATTTCag ATTCTGGAAAGATCATTACATGGGGTTCAACTGATGATCTAGGACAATGCTATGTGACATCAGGGAGACATGGG GAAATTCCGGAGCCTTTTCCCCTTCCTGATGAAATTTCTATAGTAAAAGCCGCAGCGGGTTGGGCACATTGTGTTGCTGTTACAG AAACTGGAGAAGTTTATACATGGGGGTGGAAGGAATGCATTCCTTCTGGAAAGTTTCTTGGGGAGCAAGTCGTAGACAAGGAGGTAAGCGACGGGCAGAGTTCATTCCCAGCACAGCAAG TAAGCCCTCACCCCCAGGGATCGAGATCCAAGGTTGGAGCAGCACCTGGTATAGAGACTAGAGGGGGAGAGGATGGTGCAAAACGTAGACGGGTATCATCAGTGAAGCAACCAGCTGAGAGCTCATCCTCAGGTGATGAAGGTCTCTCAGCATTGCCATGTTTGGTCACACTGAATCCAGGGGTGCGGATTGTTAGTGTAGCAGCTGGTGGGCGGCATACACTAGCATTATCAG ataTAGGACAAGTGTGGGGTTGGGGATATGGAGGGGAAGGACAGCTTGGCCTAGGCTCCAGGATTCGAATGGTGTCCTCCCCACATCCTGTGCCATGCATTGATTCTTCTTCTTTGCGGAAAGAGAGAGCTATTGGCCTTTCTCACGGATGTCCGGGGTCAGAGGGACAAGGCCTCAGAGTTCCTGGGAATTACATCAAGAGAATTGCCTGTGGGGGCCGACACAGTGCAGTAATTACAG ATGCTGGAGCCTTGTTAACTTTTGGTTGGGGATTGTATGGACAG TGTGGTCAAGGGAGTACAGATGATGAGCTAAGTCCCACGTGTGTATCTTCATTACTTGGCATCAGGATAGAAAGTGTAGCTGCAGGGCTCTGGCACACTGTATGTATTTCTGCTGATGGTGATGTATATGCATTTGGAGGGAATCAATTTGGGCAGTTAGGCACTGGGGCCGAGCAGGCTGAG ACACTACCTCGGCTCCTGGATGCTCCAAGTTTGGAAAACATGCATGTGAAAGTTGTATCTTGTGGAGCACGCCATACTGCTGTAATCACAG GTGATAGCAAAGTATTCTGCTGGGGGTGGAACAAGTATGGTCAG CTTGGACTGGGTGATGTGATCGATCGAAATATTCCATCCCAAGTCTCAATGGATGATCATGTACCGATAACTGTTGCTTGTGGATGGTGGCACACACTTCTACTAGCTGAATCACCTACTTGA